One Longimicrobium terrae DNA segment encodes these proteins:
- the lexA gene encoding transcriptional repressor LexA, which translates to MPEALTKIERRILNYLVDYLKENTYQPSIREIGKRFGIKSTKTVSEHLQSLADKNFIERDASRSRGVKILGMNLSPSVASVPLYGQIAAGVPVLLREDVVEEFEFDRKLVGSADAFLLQVKGDSMTGMGISENDMVLVEPVEESDLQNGDIVAARVDGDATVKRYFANGGKVVLEPANTAYAPILVHEHNDFTVLGRVSGLYRRFTRAHTEAIVTGAH; encoded by the coding sequence ATGCCTGAAGCGCTGACCAAGATCGAGCGCCGGATCCTGAACTACCTTGTGGACTACCTCAAGGAGAACACCTACCAGCCGAGTATCCGGGAGATCGGCAAACGGTTCGGGATCAAGAGCACCAAGACGGTCTCGGAGCACCTGCAGTCGCTCGCGGACAAGAACTTCATCGAGCGTGACGCCTCGCGCTCGCGCGGCGTCAAGATTCTGGGGATGAACCTGTCGCCCTCCGTGGCCAGCGTTCCGCTCTACGGCCAGATCGCCGCCGGGGTCCCCGTGCTTCTGCGCGAGGACGTGGTGGAGGAGTTCGAGTTCGACCGCAAGCTGGTGGGCTCTGCCGACGCCTTTCTGCTGCAGGTCAAGGGCGACAGCATGACCGGGATGGGCATCAGCGAGAACGACATGGTTCTCGTGGAGCCGGTGGAAGAGTCCGACCTGCAGAACGGCGACATCGTCGCGGCGCGGGTGGACGGCGACGCCACGGTGAAGCGCTACTTCGCCAACGGCGGCAAGGTGGTGCTGGAGCCGGCCAACACGGCCTACGCCCCCATTCTGGTGCACGAGCACAATGACTTCACCGTGCTCGGCCGCGTAAGCGGCCTGTACCGGCGCTTTACCCGCGCGCACACCGAAGCCATCGTTACCGGCGCGCACTGA
- the tadA gene encoding tRNA adenosine(34) deaminase TadA, which translates to MQMDEVAPDQDERWMRVALAEAAAAEALGEVPVGAVIVRGGEVVATGHNLTHTLQDPTAHAEMVAIRRAAQAIGHWRLLECTLYVTLEPCTMCSGGIVHARIPRLVFAAHDPKAGMVGSLGNLVQHPRLNHRVQLTTGVLAEEAGDVLRAFFRSRRKPRAATFDVSASPDCSPPEQVSGQGE; encoded by the coding sequence ATGCAGATGGACGAGGTCGCGCCGGACCAGGACGAGCGGTGGATGCGGGTGGCGCTGGCTGAGGCGGCCGCGGCCGAGGCGCTGGGCGAGGTTCCCGTGGGCGCGGTGATCGTGCGGGGCGGGGAAGTGGTGGCCACGGGGCACAACCTGACGCACACGCTGCAGGATCCCACGGCGCACGCGGAGATGGTGGCCATCCGCCGGGCGGCGCAGGCCATTGGCCACTGGCGGCTGCTGGAGTGCACGCTGTACGTGACGCTGGAGCCGTGCACCATGTGCTCGGGCGGCATCGTGCACGCGCGCATTCCGCGGCTGGTGTTTGCCGCGCACGATCCCAAGGCGGGAATGGTGGGGTCGCTGGGAAACCTGGTGCAGCACCCCCGCCTGAACCACCGCGTGCAGCTCACCACCGGCGTGCTGGCCGAGGAAGCCGGCGACGTCCTCCGCGCCTTTTTCCGCTCCCGCCGCAAGCCGCGCGCAGCCACTTTCGACGTTTCCGCCTCCCCGGACTGTTCTCCGCCTGAACAGGTCAGCGGCCAGGGCGAATAA
- a CDS encoding 6-bladed beta-propeller — translation MQFYQRLARRLASLTVMVVSCSGCEDEDAGVNRNAAPAWANGQEWRVERMAVIGAVGDQEFGRIVDVALDAGGRVWVADGLKNEIRVFSPEGRAVRTVGRKGGGPGEFLMLAGMDWDPAGRLWTVDGASARYSVWDTAGTLVAEHRRNIDTSISPWPLGFDHQGRLYDVLGASEAGIGGVVRHDSLLQPLDTFTFPVFVESAVERVSQTGDQRSVSRMVLPFAPTQLWVLDPNGSVWLAITDRYRIERHPMGGGIERVISRPVKSMAPNRLQRESALRQLREMKKHGATVDPSKLPSTVPVLADFFAASDGHLWVRTTSGGPSSYDVFHPSGTFLGQVRTPERLLPSPAPVVRGDHMAGVVTDEDGVELVVVMRIIRPGR, via the coding sequence ATGCAGTTTTACCAGCGCCTGGCACGTCGTCTGGCATCCCTGACCGTGATGGTGGTCTCCTGCTCCGGATGCGAGGACGAGGATGCTGGAGTGAACCGGAACGCCGCACCGGCTTGGGCGAACGGTCAGGAGTGGCGGGTGGAGCGGATGGCGGTAATCGGCGCAGTGGGCGACCAGGAATTCGGCCGCATCGTGGATGTCGCGCTGGACGCGGGCGGGCGCGTGTGGGTGGCGGATGGTTTGAAGAACGAGATCCGGGTGTTTTCGCCGGAAGGCAGGGCGGTCCGCACCGTGGGACGAAAAGGGGGCGGTCCCGGTGAGTTTCTGATGCTCGCGGGAATGGATTGGGATCCGGCGGGCCGGCTGTGGACGGTGGACGGCGCAAGTGCCCGCTATTCGGTCTGGGACACCGCCGGCACCCTGGTCGCCGAACACCGGCGCAACATCGACACGTCCATCAGCCCGTGGCCCCTCGGATTTGACCATCAGGGCCGGCTCTATGATGTACTGGGGGCGTCCGAAGCTGGCATCGGGGGTGTGGTGCGGCACGACTCCCTGCTTCAGCCGCTGGACACGTTCACATTTCCCGTCTTCGTGGAGTCCGCCGTCGAGCGGGTTTCGCAGACGGGAGACCAGCGAAGCGTCTCGCGCATGGTGCTGCCGTTTGCCCCCACGCAGCTGTGGGTGCTTGATCCGAACGGTTCTGTCTGGCTTGCGATCACCGACAGGTATCGGATTGAACGGCACCCGATGGGCGGCGGGATCGAACGCGTGATCTCGCGACCGGTGAAGTCCATGGCACCGAACCGCCTGCAACGCGAGTCGGCCCTTCGCCAGTTGCGGGAAATGAAGAAGCACGGCGCAACGGTGGATCCGTCGAAGCTGCCTTCCACGGTCCCGGTGCTGGCCGACTTCTTTGCGGCGAGCGACGGGCACTTGTGGGTTCGTACCACGTCAGGAGGTCCGTCGAGCTACGACGTATTCCACCCGTCCGGCACCTTTCTGGGCCAGGTCCGCACGCCGGAGCGGCTCTTACCCTCTCCAGCGCCCGTTGTACGCGGCGATCACATGGCGGGCGTGGTCACGGACGAGGACGGGGTGGAGCTTGTCGTGGTGATGCGGATTATTCGCCCTGGCCGCTGA
- the pyrR gene encoding bifunctional pyr operon transcriptional regulator/uracil phosphoribosyltransferase PyrR: MAESQRRTLMDAARVEGVLARMAEEIVQLTGGGSPLLLVGVERRGVQLAARLAALLADRTGTAPLTGSLDITLYRDDLMTVGPRPVVGQTRLPVGGIDGRELVIVDDVLYTGRTVRAALDELADFGRPKRILLAVLVDRGGRELPIQGDIVGERVEVRDGGRVEVLVPEIDGSLGVELVDAEGLD, translated from the coding sequence ATGGCCGAATCCCAGCGCCGCACGCTCATGGACGCCGCCCGGGTGGAAGGCGTCCTGGCGCGCATGGCGGAGGAGATCGTGCAGCTCACCGGCGGCGGCTCGCCGCTGCTTCTCGTGGGCGTGGAGCGGCGCGGCGTGCAGCTCGCGGCCCGCCTGGCCGCGCTCCTGGCCGACCGCACCGGCACCGCCCCCCTCACCGGATCGCTCGACATCACCCTGTACCGCGACGACCTCATGACCGTGGGCCCGCGCCCCGTCGTGGGCCAGACGCGGCTTCCCGTGGGCGGCATCGACGGCCGGGAGCTGGTGATCGTGGACGACGTGCTGTACACGGGACGCACCGTGCGCGCGGCGCTGGACGAGCTGGCGGACTTCGGGCGGCCCAAGCGCATTCTGCTGGCCGTGCTGGTAGACCGCGGCGGGCGCGAACTCCCCATCCAGGGCGACATCGTGGGCGAACGGGTGGAGGTCCGCGACGGCGGGCGGGTGGAGGTGCTCGTTCCCGAGATCGACGGCTCGCTGGGGGTGGAACTGGTGGACGCGGAGGGGCTGGACTGA
- a CDS encoding aspartate carbamoyltransferase catalytic subunit: protein MPQAVPSLGKDLLGLEGLTREQITGILDTAEAFKEISERPVKKVPVLRNKTIVNAFFENSTRTRISFEFAEKRLAADTVNISSTGSSVAKGETLVDTARNLEAMRIDMVVIRHGASGSAQFLADRIASSVINAGDGKHEHPTQGLLDLLTIRDHRGPLDGLHVCICGDVLHSRVARSNIHGLRKMGAQVAVCGPATLLPAQVAEMGVTVFRRIEEAIEWADVLNILRLQLERMTGGFIPSLREYNRVFGVTRARVEAAPRDILILHPGPMNRGVEIDSDVADGPHSVILQQVTNGVAVRMAVLYLLSGGQPEQAEAAKTGGAA from the coding sequence ATGCCGCAAGCCGTACCGTCGCTGGGCAAGGACCTGCTGGGGCTGGAGGGGCTGACCCGCGAACAGATTACCGGCATTCTGGACACGGCCGAAGCGTTCAAGGAAATCAGCGAGCGGCCGGTAAAGAAGGTGCCGGTGCTGCGCAACAAGACCATCGTCAACGCGTTCTTCGAAAACAGCACGCGCACCCGCATCTCGTTCGAGTTCGCGGAAAAGCGGCTGGCCGCCGACACGGTCAACATCAGCTCCACCGGCTCGTCCGTGGCCAAGGGCGAAACGCTGGTGGATACGGCGCGCAACCTGGAGGCGATGCGGATCGACATGGTCGTCATCCGCCACGGCGCGTCGGGATCGGCGCAGTTCCTGGCGGACCGCATCGCCAGCAGCGTCATCAACGCGGGCGACGGCAAGCACGAGCACCCCACGCAGGGGCTGCTGGACCTGCTCACCATCCGCGACCACCGCGGCCCGCTGGACGGCCTGCACGTCTGCATCTGCGGCGACGTCCTGCACTCCCGCGTGGCGCGCAGCAACATTCACGGGCTGCGGAAGATGGGCGCCCAGGTGGCCGTCTGCGGCCCGGCCACGCTGCTTCCCGCGCAGGTGGCGGAGATGGGCGTGACCGTGTTCCGCCGCATCGAGGAAGCCATCGAGTGGGCGGACGTGCTCAACATCCTGCGCCTGCAGCTGGAGCGGATGACGGGCGGCTTCATCCCCAGTCTTCGCGAGTACAACCGCGTCTTCGGCGTTACGCGCGCCCGCGTGGAAGCGGCGCCGCGCGACATTCTCATCCTGCACCCCGGCCCCATGAACCGCGGCGTGGAAATCGACAGCGACGTGGCGGACGGGCCGCACAGCGTCATCCTGCAGCAGGTGACCAACGGCGTCGCCGTGCGCATGGCCGTCCTCTACCTCCTTTCCGGCGGGCAGCCGGAGCAGGCGGAAGCCGCCAAGACCGGAGGCGCGGCATGA
- a CDS encoding dihydroorotase, which produces MNPVLIRGGRVVDPSQRMDAVADVLLVDGRVARVGQGIDAPEGAETIDASGLVVTPGLVDVHVHLREPGQEHKETIRTGARAAAAGGFTTVVAMPNTDPPIDDPAAVGFVLAEGMRSGGARVFPTGCITMRQQGEQLTEFGELINAGAVAVTDDGKPVVSGGMLRMALEYALTFDLPVAVHEEDPTLARKGTMNEGIVASRLGLTGIPNAAEDVMIARDLVLAELTGARLHVQHVSTRLGVQLIREAKARGVRVTAEATPHHFTLTDAAVEAYRTDAKMNPPLRSEADRDAVRQGVRDGTLDVIATDHAPHHYDEKEQAFEDAPFGIVGLETALGLTYTELVATGLIDLPTMVERMSCAPARAMKLDGMGSLAEGSLADVTIMDVRAEWTVNPASFLSMSRNTPFTGRALRCRAVRTLVGGRTVWRETQAG; this is translated from the coding sequence ATGAACCCCGTTCTGATCCGCGGCGGCCGCGTGGTGGACCCGTCGCAGCGCATGGATGCCGTGGCCGACGTCCTTCTCGTGGACGGCCGCGTCGCCCGCGTGGGACAGGGGATCGACGCGCCCGAGGGCGCGGAAACGATCGATGCTTCCGGCCTCGTGGTCACCCCCGGGCTGGTGGACGTGCACGTGCACCTGCGCGAGCCGGGGCAGGAGCACAAGGAAACGATCCGCACCGGCGCCCGCGCGGCGGCGGCCGGCGGCTTCACCACCGTCGTGGCGATGCCGAACACGGACCCGCCCATCGACGATCCCGCGGCCGTGGGCTTCGTGCTGGCGGAGGGAATGCGGTCCGGCGGCGCGCGCGTGTTTCCCACCGGGTGCATCACCATGCGCCAGCAGGGCGAGCAGCTGACGGAGTTCGGCGAGCTGATCAACGCCGGCGCGGTGGCGGTCACGGACGACGGCAAGCCCGTGGTCAGCGGCGGAATGCTGCGGATGGCGCTGGAGTACGCGCTGACCTTTGACCTTCCCGTCGCCGTCCACGAAGAAGATCCCACGCTCGCCCGCAAGGGGACGATGAACGAGGGGATCGTCGCCAGCCGACTGGGGCTGACCGGCATCCCCAACGCGGCGGAAGACGTGATGATCGCCCGCGACCTCGTTCTCGCCGAGCTGACCGGGGCGCGGCTGCACGTGCAGCACGTATCGACGCGACTGGGTGTGCAGCTGATCCGCGAGGCCAAGGCGCGCGGGGTGCGGGTGACGGCGGAGGCCACGCCGCACCACTTCACCCTGACGGACGCGGCGGTGGAGGCGTACCGCACGGACGCCAAGATGAACCCGCCGCTGCGCTCCGAGGCAGACCGCGACGCCGTGCGCCAGGGCGTGCGCGACGGCACGCTGGACGTGATCGCCACGGACCACGCGCCGCACCACTACGATGAAAAGGAGCAGGCGTTCGAGGACGCGCCCTTCGGCATCGTGGGGCTGGAGACGGCGCTGGGGCTCACCTACACGGAGCTGGTGGCCACGGGATTGATCGACCTCCCGACGATGGTGGAGCGGATGAGCTGCGCCCCGGCGCGGGCCATGAAGCTGGACGGGATGGGTTCGCTGGCGGAGGGGAGCCTGGCGGACGTGACGATCATGGACGTGCGCGCCGAGTGGACGGTGAATCCGGCGTCGTTCCTGAGCATGAGCCGCAACACGCCGTTCACCGGCCGGGCGCTGCGCTGCCGCGCGGTCCGCACGCTGGTGGGCGGCCGGACCGTATGGCGGGAAACACAGGCGGGATGA
- a CDS encoding HD domain-containing protein, which translates to MNYAVSLAPRTDPRGFCGPAYPGPMVADLREDVREIIGCYLVYEKQRRETKAGKPFLELTLGDQTGTVTAMVWDDAERCDRAVGPDDVVGVRGKVSVYREKMQLTVSLIEPLEISDDDLATFLPASPRDRGQMMRELDAMVASISDLPLRTLLVRCVGAKTQLGRSFRIHPAAKKHHHAYLGGLMEHSLSVAGAADRLCAHYREQGAPLDRDLLIAGALLHDIGKTRELTARRSFAYTDEGQLLGHILLGLQVILREADGIPGLRADRMLHLQHLIASHHGKYEFASPKLPQTLEALLLSFADDLDAKMNPGMRAVAGLQPGGWTPFDRGMDRSFHRPALLESAAAPVLEPVAPREFVADVIDLFRG; encoded by the coding sequence GTGAACTACGCAGTGTCGCTGGCGCCCCGCACGGACCCCCGCGGGTTCTGCGGGCCGGCGTATCCGGGCCCGATGGTGGCCGACCTTCGCGAGGACGTGCGCGAAATCATCGGCTGCTACCTGGTCTACGAAAAGCAGCGGCGCGAAACCAAGGCGGGCAAGCCGTTTCTGGAGCTTACGCTGGGCGACCAGACGGGCACCGTGACCGCCATGGTGTGGGACGACGCCGAGCGCTGCGACCGCGCCGTGGGCCCGGACGACGTGGTGGGGGTGCGCGGCAAGGTGAGCGTGTATCGCGAAAAGATGCAGCTCACCGTGAGCCTCATCGAGCCGCTGGAGATCAGCGACGACGACCTGGCGACCTTTCTTCCCGCTTCGCCACGCGACCGCGGGCAGATGATGCGGGAGCTGGACGCCATGGTGGCGTCGATCTCGGACCTGCCGCTGCGCACGCTGCTGGTGCGGTGCGTGGGCGCCAAGACGCAGCTGGGCCGCAGCTTCCGCATCCACCCCGCGGCCAAGAAGCACCATCACGCCTACCTGGGCGGATTGATGGAGCACTCGCTCAGCGTCGCGGGCGCGGCGGACCGCCTGTGCGCGCACTACCGCGAGCAGGGCGCGCCGCTGGACCGCGACCTGCTGATCGCGGGCGCGCTGCTGCACGACATCGGCAAGACGCGCGAGCTGACGGCGCGCCGCTCGTTCGCGTATACGGACGAGGGGCAGCTGCTGGGCCACATCCTGCTGGGATTGCAGGTGATTCTGCGCGAGGCGGACGGAATTCCCGGGCTGCGCGCGGACCGCATGCTGCACCTGCAGCACCTGATCGCCAGCCATCACGGCAAGTACGAGTTCGCCAGCCCCAAGCTGCCGCAGACGCTGGAAGCGCTGCTGCTGAGCTTTGCGGACGACCTGGACGCCAAGATGAACCCCGGGATGCGCGCGGTGGCCGGGCTGCAGCCGGGCGGCTGGACGCCGTTCGACCGCGGCATGGACCGCTCGTTCCATCGCCCGGCGCTGCTGGAATCCGCCGCCGCGCCCGTGCTGGAGCCCGTGGCTCCGCGCGAGTTCGTGGCCGACGTCATCGACCTGTTCCGCGGCTGA
- a CDS encoding zinc finger Ran-binding domain-containing protein, producing MSELNPGASPVHDLIRQREQLNGWIARLDEVGGRASTHVTQRVRADYADRLRRVTEDLSSHRGEIEADLERNRGLLQEAEERRGHLADEMDEVQLRHLIGELDEAAWDAQRPGLESAVAEAGDAVAHARSEVERLQTLAADIAGAESAMAAPSPAPAVADAPPPAVPIAVQNDWETEGGEPLEASALAPDDVFAQPADPVPATPAQEIAPPASLTPAETARAADEVSSDEWDPFGGEFGEPQKMADADEELPWLEGIDEAAKAWTPPAAAPAEEDNGLDFLRDIENSVRAPETTQADLGADDLAFLEELDRAIGAPAPAPSSTPSTPSSPSSAPSGGSRAEPLLCKECGAINEPHSWYCEICGSEL from the coding sequence ATGAGTGAACTGAATCCTGGTGCCTCGCCGGTGCACGACCTGATCCGGCAGCGCGAGCAGCTGAACGGGTGGATCGCCCGGCTGGACGAGGTGGGCGGCCGCGCCAGCACGCACGTGACGCAGCGGGTGCGCGCGGACTACGCCGACCGTCTGCGCCGCGTGACGGAGGACCTGTCCTCGCACCGCGGCGAGATCGAGGCCGACCTGGAGCGCAACCGCGGCCTGCTTCAGGAGGCGGAGGAGCGGCGCGGGCACCTGGCGGACGAGATGGACGAGGTGCAGCTGCGCCACCTGATCGGCGAGCTGGACGAGGCCGCGTGGGATGCGCAGCGCCCCGGGCTGGAATCGGCCGTGGCCGAGGCGGGCGACGCCGTGGCGCATGCGCGCTCCGAGGTGGAGCGCCTGCAGACGCTGGCCGCCGACATCGCCGGCGCGGAGAGCGCCATGGCGGCGCCCAGCCCCGCCCCGGCCGTGGCGGACGCGCCGCCGCCCGCCGTCCCCATCGCCGTGCAGAACGACTGGGAGACGGAAGGCGGCGAGCCGCTGGAAGCCAGCGCCCTCGCGCCGGACGACGTCTTCGCGCAGCCGGCAGACCCGGTTCCCGCCACGCCCGCGCAGGAAATCGCGCCTCCGGCTTCGCTCACGCCGGCGGAGACGGCGCGCGCGGCGGACGAGGTGTCGAGCGACGAGTGGGACCCGTTCGGCGGGGAGTTCGGGGAGCCGCAGAAGATGGCGGACGCGGACGAGGAGCTTCCGTGGCTGGAAGGGATCGACGAGGCGGCCAAGGCCTGGACGCCGCCCGCCGCCGCTCCTGCGGAAGAGGACAACGGGTTGGACTTTCTGCGCGACATTGAGAACTCGGTGCGCGCGCCGGAGACGACGCAGGCCGACCTGGGCGCGGACGACCTTGCGTTCCTGGAGGAGCTTGACCGCGCGATCGGCGCCCCCGCTCCCGCGCCGTCCAGCACGCCGAGCACGCCATCCTCGCCGTCTTCCGCGCCGAGCGGGGGGAGCCGCGCGGAGCC